One window from the genome of Metabacillus flavus encodes:
- a CDS encoding DUF2533 family protein, producing the protein MEEVHRAISRHSHGQHEEVRTFILLDAAREQKIEEVITKCENKEPFSVSEINEVTSKMNTMAKKVNLPLRQSVTSEMVREFVERKNKG; encoded by the coding sequence ATGGAAGAAGTTCATAGAGCAATAAGCAGGCACTCACACGGACAGCATGAGGAAGTGCGGACATTTATCCTATTAGATGCAGCAAGAGAACAAAAAATAGAAGAAGTAATCACCAAATGCGAAAACAAAGAACCTTTTTCTGTATCTGAGATTAATGAAGTAACCAGCAAAATGAACACAATGGCAAAGAAAGTGAACCTTCCACTCCGCCAATCTGTAACATCGGAGATGGTAAGGGAGTTTGTGGAAAGGAAGAATAAAGGGTAA
- a CDS encoding dynamin family protein, with protein sequence MAVSQQDSAINPLIAIQTEMSRSNDFTSASKLDDLIEKSISREKQIAFTGHFSAGKSTLLNTLLEEEILPASPIPTSANLVYIRRGKKRIMLDTHAGEQVEANPDMELEELQQYAKEGDEIAKIHIWKPSQLLPEAVALIDTPGVDSNDASHMESTVSALHAADFIFYVTDYNHVQSEGTIEFLKRLIEDGQEAALIVNQIDKHREEELPFSQFKARIEESFQEIGLMSSRIFYTTMKDLNHPDNELDQVKKTVEEQLSDRDKRSESAQGKLVIQAHIRFLENQEGVRTEEKTAAEDQWKRLSEELQAIQNQSEMKKQRITNVWTNAKAEIAKILANANITPFEMREQAKLYVEAMKPGFKAGLFFAKKKTGEEISKRTEDFSAVLNELVSSQIDWHVKDILSKTVRALELQDSDADGEISSYAAEGLMNIANGSLQNGADATPEYVMNYTKAIAENVKNASRKQAQTILDSIMDKALRNSFDNEQLQLHKHLQDEMNETDEKLLKIIKIIEQREYLLKILRHEVPAEADEKEWQLRKKSRTSISQAPVNGKRKEQEQIDNRSVKERLPESASVNTERVIEHAEAMADLAGRIKGFEGRQRLIREKSSRLKDRTFTIALFGAFSAGKSSAANALLGGKVLPSSPNPTTAAINRIVPVTNEHVHGSVAVKRKSVQKLVTEIKEIYPEIPFEGNQYSELLDAIARALSDSGLNDSQKTVLTMYSEGLKWNEWGEEAVHWTDLDHFAPYVSEENLAILTEEAVIYYDCPLTRRGITLVDTPGADSLNKRHTNVAFQFIKQSDALLYVTYYNHPFSKGDREFIQQLGRVKDSFSLDKMFFLINAIDLAKSNQEVDLVKDYIESQFLEEGVRSPRMYGISSLHELAGIPMDVQSDYPLFKKDLAAFIEKDLVQTAVSSLKGEMNGLLRQLSSYIEETDKSEEEKEAALNQRKQELSEAVHYLNTESCENFIKRVNQEITEQFYYLIQRMGLQFPEMFREHFHPGVFNQDGSAKTILHVQMDELIQAADYRLVQELQAITLRCENTLKQQLINMAEKLSEGLFAIMKLEGLTAPEFQPIDTPAVSAVLTHSASAYQRELSMFSNTKAFFEKNERTKMSGAVWEAMQKEISSRLSEREQEFAEFYRSRLTEMAGVLTKKLRMDAENYFSGLLELYQDNRSADILKTAYKECTELYEAL encoded by the coding sequence ATGGCTGTATCTCAACAGGATTCTGCAATAAACCCTCTCATTGCCATTCAGACGGAAATGAGCCGCTCAAATGATTTCACATCGGCTTCAAAGCTCGATGACCTGATCGAAAAATCAATCAGCAGAGAAAAACAAATAGCCTTTACAGGGCATTTTTCTGCTGGTAAATCAACACTGCTTAATACACTCCTTGAAGAGGAGATTTTGCCGGCGAGTCCGATCCCGACCAGTGCGAATCTTGTTTATATCAGGCGGGGTAAAAAAAGAATTATGCTTGATACTCATGCAGGCGAACAGGTGGAAGCAAATCCTGATATGGAACTCGAAGAACTGCAGCAGTATGCCAAAGAGGGAGACGAAATTGCCAAAATACATATTTGGAAGCCCTCTCAACTGCTGCCTGAAGCGGTTGCGCTAATTGATACACCAGGTGTAGATTCAAATGATGCATCCCATATGGAATCAACGGTTTCCGCTCTCCATGCGGCTGATTTTATTTTTTATGTCACAGACTACAACCATGTTCAGTCCGAAGGTACGATTGAATTTTTAAAAAGACTTATTGAGGACGGGCAGGAAGCCGCTCTTATTGTGAATCAGATTGATAAGCACCGGGAAGAAGAGCTTCCTTTTTCGCAATTTAAGGCCCGCATTGAAGAAAGCTTTCAAGAAATCGGGCTAATGAGCAGCAGGATTTTCTACACGACGATGAAAGACCTTAATCATCCCGATAATGAGCTTGATCAAGTAAAGAAAACAGTAGAAGAGCAGCTTAGCGACAGGGATAAACGGAGTGAATCCGCTCAAGGAAAGCTGGTTATTCAAGCCCATATCCGCTTTCTTGAAAATCAGGAAGGCGTTAGGACCGAGGAGAAAACGGCAGCTGAGGACCAGTGGAAGCGGCTTTCTGAAGAGCTTCAGGCGATACAAAATCAGTCTGAGATGAAAAAGCAAAGAATAACGAATGTGTGGACGAATGCTAAGGCAGAAATAGCGAAAATTCTGGCAAATGCCAATATCACTCCTTTTGAAATGAGGGAGCAGGCGAAGCTTTACGTGGAAGCAATGAAACCAGGCTTTAAAGCAGGCCTGTTTTTTGCAAAGAAAAAGACCGGGGAAGAAATCTCAAAAAGAACCGAAGATTTTTCAGCCGTTTTAAACGAGCTTGTATCCTCGCAAATTGACTGGCATGTGAAAGATATTTTATCGAAAACGGTCAGAGCTTTAGAATTGCAGGACAGCGATGCAGACGGAGAAATTTCCTCTTATGCTGCGGAAGGTCTGATGAATATCGCGAATGGCTCGCTTCAAAATGGGGCTGATGCCACGCCTGAATATGTGATGAACTATACAAAAGCGATAGCCGAAAATGTGAAAAATGCTTCAAGGAAACAAGCTCAAACGATTTTGGACAGCATTATGGATAAAGCTCTGCGCAATTCTTTTGACAATGAACAATTGCAATTGCATAAACATCTTCAGGACGAAATGAATGAAACAGACGAAAAGCTATTAAAAATCATTAAGATTATCGAGCAAAGAGAGTATCTTCTCAAAATCCTACGGCATGAGGTTCCTGCAGAAGCGGATGAGAAGGAATGGCAGCTGCGGAAGAAAAGCCGAACATCAATCAGCCAGGCACCTGTTAACGGAAAAAGAAAAGAGCAGGAACAGATTGACAATCGTTCCGTTAAAGAACGGCTTCCTGAATCCGCTTCGGTAAATACCGAACGTGTGATTGAGCATGCTGAAGCCATGGCTGATCTTGCCGGCCGCATAAAAGGGTTTGAGGGAAGGCAGCGTCTAATCAGAGAGAAATCCAGCCGCCTCAAAGACCGGACCTTTACCATCGCCTTGTTTGGAGCATTCAGTGCAGGCAAATCTTCAGCAGCAAATGCTTTGCTTGGAGGAAAAGTACTGCCATCCTCACCCAATCCAACAACAGCGGCCATAAACAGAATTGTTCCGGTTACAAATGAGCATGTTCATGGAAGCGTCGCGGTAAAAAGGAAATCCGTTCAGAAGCTTGTGACTGAAATTAAAGAAATTTATCCGGAGATCCCTTTTGAAGGCAATCAGTATTCGGAACTGCTGGACGCGATCGCCCGGGCTCTGTCTGACAGCGGGCTCAATGATTCCCAAAAGACCGTTTTAACGATGTACAGTGAAGGCCTCAAATGGAATGAATGGGGAGAAGAAGCTGTTCATTGGACCGATTTGGATCATTTTGCTCCGTATGTGTCCGAGGAAAACCTGGCTATTTTAACAGAGGAAGCGGTCATTTACTATGACTGCCCGCTGACTAGGAGAGGAATTACTCTCGTGGATACACCAGGAGCTGATTCCTTAAACAAACGTCATACGAATGTGGCTTTTCAATTTATCAAGCAATCGGATGCGCTGCTGTATGTGACCTATTACAATCACCCGTTTTCTAAAGGAGACAGAGAATTTATCCAGCAGCTTGGAAGGGTGAAAGATTCCTTTTCGCTCGATAAAATGTTTTTTCTTATTAATGCGATTGACTTGGCTAAAAGCAATCAGGAGGTTGACCTGGTAAAAGACTATATTGAATCGCAATTTTTAGAAGAAGGGGTCCGCAGTCCAAGAATGTACGGGATTTCCAGCTTGCATGAATTAGCAGGGATACCGATGGACGTGCAATCAGACTATCCTCTTTTTAAGAAAGATTTAGCTGCTTTTATCGAAAAAGACCTTGTTCAAACGGCTGTTTCTTCTTTGAAGGGCGAGATGAACGGACTGCTGCGCCAGCTATCCTCTTATATAGAAGAAACGGACAAAAGCGAAGAGGAAAAAGAAGCGGCGCTTAATCAGAGAAAGCAGGAACTATCAGAAGCCGTGCACTATCTGAATACAGAAAGCTGCGAGAACTTTATCAAGAGAGTCAATCAGGAAATAACGGAGCAATTTTACTATTTAATTCAGCGAATGGGCCTTCAATTTCCGGAAATGTTCCGGGAGCACTTCCACCCCGGCGTTTTCAACCAGGATGGAAGTGCGAAAACGATTCTGCATGTGCAGATGGATGAGCTGATTCAAGCGGCTGATTACAGACTTGTACAAGAACTTCAGGCGATTACGCTGAGATGCGAAAATACGCTAAAACAGCAGCTGATCAATATGGCAGAAAAGCTCTCCGAGGGCCTTTTCGCCATTATGAAGCTGGAAGGACTCACCGCGCCCGAGTTTCAGCCGATCGATACCCCCGCCGTTTCAGCGGTTCTGACTCACTCCGCCTCTGCTTACCAGCGTGAGCTCAGCATGTTTTCGAATACAAAGGCGTTCTTCGAAAAAAATGAGCGCACAAAAATGAGCGGGGCGGTATGGGAGGCGATGCAAAAAGAAATATCGTCCCGCTTATCTGAGCGGGAACAGGAATTTGCTGAATTTTATCGGTCACGTCTCACGGAAATGGCCGGCGTGCTCACGAAAAAACTGCGAATGGATGCAGAAAATTATTTCAGCGGGCTCCTGGAGCTCTATCAGGATAACAGATCGGCTGACATTCTGAAGACGGCATATAAAGAATGCACAGAGCTTTATGAGGCTTTATGA